A segment of the Cydia splendana unplaced genomic scaffold, ilCydSple1.2 scaffold_66_ctg1, whole genome shotgun sequence genome:
tatgaaaaaagagaaaatctaaagttttcataatttttaaaagtagttaGTCAAAAGGTatatcgtttgaggagtacaatatatggtttaattatttgctcgtgtcgTGTTACAGGAAACACCCGGTACATTAAAATAAACGCATATTAATCGGCCGGTCAAGAATGTCATCATGATCATACAAACGGTATCCAAACAACGAAAATATACCCCTCCCTTTTATTCACACACTCACAGCATCGTAACGCGTCGGAACGTGTGCCACTGCCGCGTCACGCACAAAGCCCGGGTTATATAGACTACCACATATAGACCTCGCATTGTTTACTTGCATAACATATGCTCTTTCATGTGACATGCCATGTTGAGGAAGAAAGAGACGCATTTAGCACAACCTTACAAAAACCTCGAAGTGAATTGtcgaaattaaatatgtatattatgtattaaggtgacagtccatttccaacgacagctgcattactgttcattttactatggaaattgacaataacagcgacgcgttcagtactagtagtgcagctgcagtCAGAAATGAAATGTTACCATTAGCCTGCTAACCGCACTATACTGTTGTGCCCTACATCAACCTATGTTTGTCCCATGATTTAGATTATTATTGATTTTTTCATTACTTAAATACAATAACCGAATTATGCAAGTGCGTAGTCAGGCGATATAGTTTAAGGAGTAccaatatataatatgtataaaaccAGAATCGCTTCATATGCTCTATCTAACAGGTACGTTATCTGTTCTACGCATGTCCGCGCAAAAGTGGCGGCGTTTTTAAAATAGCAGTCtctaatttatttgttatttattttaatttctcaCAAAGCACTTGTTTtatttccaaaatttttttggtaaagtgTGTTAAATAAACGGACGATTGTAGAAATATTTTGATCTGGAGTGTACGTTTAAGTAAACTAGTTTTTTACGcaacataaaacaaaaaatacgtcATAATAAATAGATCTCATTGTATCCCGTTGGTGATAGTTTCCATATAAGTAAAGATTTATATTTTGACCAAATCATCGAATTTTCGAGTTGTGTAGGATTTTCTAAGTTACATTTATATcgattgttttaaaaaaaactatagattGAGCTTATTTTACACAGCTCACAGGAAATTCTCCGGATTTCTTTGTTCTTAATCATGAACTAACTAACGAAATGTAATTTATACATCCTCCCGACTGTACGACTTTGTCGGTATAGCGTTCTAGACATTGACCCTAGGGTCATTAATTTCCTGAAGGGCTCAATTAGGGCGCTCCGGATAATCGTACCGTGGGCATCTGTAAACCCTAAATATTGATTAGAAAAAGCTTTCAGAACTGTAGGAATTGATGCAAGGAAAAATTTTTCTTCACCCGCCTAAAGAGGGGGAGTTAAAGTACCGCTCCGCCTGCTTCATTCTAAAAATTCTAACAATCCCTGTGTAGCTAATAGGTCATGTTTGGTATCAATTTCGGATAAATCAATAACGTAGAACTCATTTCCGGTATAATAAACTgcattttgttaaaataattaaaaaaaatcacaaaaaatacaatttttcaattctgtttttttattttaatttattgtaaaaattaaacTGCTTTTTACACATAAACAATATGAGGATAAAGCCTATTTaatgcaaattaaaaaaatacaacatttacttacatgtactaaaaataaattgcctaaaaaaaatataacatctCGCGATTCTCGCGCCGGTGAATATCTTTTTACTAACATCGGCATCGATATCGACAACAACCGAAGTACACACTCTGGAGACCGACTAAATGTCTTGTTTATTGTTGTGGATCCAataataaagattaaaaaaaacgtaCATAATATGTTATCTGAAAAAAATGTGTCGTTCAGTGCAAAAGGGACCTTGGAAAGATTGCTGCTAACATCACGGAGCCTCGCATTTGCATAGAAGCATAGTTAGTGCCAACCACTCAATGTTCCCTGATCTTGAAAAATAAGAAGTAAACTGTAGATATTATTCAATCTATTACATGATACCACagtttaatttcgcgtcttttgtGTCAAGACAGTTCGTTTCACAGACACATGAATGGGTACATTTTAAGTCCTCCTTCATGCAGTTCTCGCGCGTTTTTCATTCCGGTTTGCTGTTGCAACTCGTCAGTTCCAATTATATTCTGGCCATAGCAGGGTTGTCGGAAAAGTGTCGTATTGTAATTGTATCCAATCATCTGCTTTTTTCTTCCATTCCTAAAGAGAAGGATTCCAATATGATTCATTAGCTATTATTCGCGCGGCACCCTGCCCCCTGGCACTAATGCGTGTGCGGAGTCTGAGCGAAATGAACGCGcgaatgacagctaactgatatgattccaatatgaGTCAAATATTAGTTTGATGTcaggtgcacgttcgaattggtctGCATCTGTGATGCTGTGACGCACCCTAACTAGTCGAACGGGCTGTTACTAGCGCTCGGTTTCCGAGCCTCGGACGAAGGAGTTTACCCGAGTTAACAAGCTGCGTTAGACCGTACGTGTATTCTTGACTGATTTATAAAGCTTAATCAGTGATGCTGTGACGCACCCTAACTAGTCGAACGGGCTGTTACTAGCGCTCGGACGAACGAGTTTACCCGCGTTAACAAGCTGTGTTAGACCATACGTGTATTCTTAAATCACAACTTATAATAAAACCTGACGGGACCGCTTACATGTCTTATGAAGAAATCCCAAATGCATTTAATTCGTACTTTCTAAACATAGCTTCGAAATACGTGATAAACAGCGATGAGTCATTATCCAAACAGTACGTCAGTAGGCACTTGGATGGCTCTGATATACCGACATTCACTTTTCCTGTCGTAACACGTGAACTTCTGGACAAGAAGATTAAGTCTATGTTAAACACCCGGACTACAGTTGACGTCTATGAAATATCTTTAAACattatattaagtaggtatatgagtATGTGAGTATGTGGGTGTGGGTAGGCATAGAAACTCAAACACACATCAtcatatattaatatttattttaaatagtaaaagtatattttattgcctaaattttgaatttaattaaTGACTTGTTGATCAGTCCTACCTACCAGCAGTTATCTTCTTCCATTTCACTTTCTTTGATTAAATAACACTGTCACTTCACCACAAAACTACAATGGAATCCATCAAGACCTCAATAGCGAAGTTGGGAGCCTCATTCAACGCAAGGATGGCAGAGTTTCAGGGCCAGATTGAGAAGGCTAACCCGGAGAGTCCCACAGTGTCATCTGTTGCTACGCAGTTCAGTGTTTTCCGAGCATTCATACTGAAGGCTATCGAGACCTTGCAGCAACAGGTTGAGTTCCTGAGCCAGCAAGTGGACTGCATGGAGATGCGGTCCAGGTGCAAGATCCTACTATTTCATGGGGTGGCAGATGCGGACAAAGAGGACTCTTCAGCGCGGATTCTGGACTTGCTGAACTTGACTTGCTTGACTTGCTTGCATCTCAAGACAGATTTGATTGCTGTCAAGATTGCTCGAAGCCACCGTATGGGTCGTCCACTTAGCAATAAGACCAGATGCATTCTGGTAGGGTTCAGAGACTTTTCTGACCGCAATGCCATTTGGGCTGCAAAAACTGCTTTGAAAGGGACTGGTGGTGTCATCATCTCCGAATTCCTGACCAAGTCGCGGCACAACGTCTTCATGATGGCCAGGGAGCGTTTCGGAGTTCGAAACTGCTACACGCGAAAAGGCAGCGTGTACGTCCTGGTCAAGGATGGCGATCGTCGCTGTGTTACATCTCGAGCCGACCTCGACAAGATCCAGGTCACACAATCGCCTAAAGCCGGGCCTGCTGTTGGAGTTGACGGTGCAGTCGGGCTTGCGGTAGAtcaacccatacaaccatttccagtcgccgttacgacgcggtgttgacacatcttgtgtcgacaccgtctgtttcggtcacaattccagtcgcagagtcgtcgccgtgtcgacacagttaccagaaatggggaagggtcgacacatgacacaaagtgacataaagtgtggtcgccgtgtgcacacattgtttcgggtttgcgactactttatgccaaaatcattcgttcattcgttcattttgttcctgtcaaatggaaactgtcagatggaaaaatacttaaataaaaataagtgacattaatacgccatctctaaaacggattacaagacgtaattatatattgtttgcatttatattacaataggacttaaattattatggggaattaaactgctcgagtgatttgataaactaagtgtaatataatcaacgcgccaccacattgttttagtttagccggaaatgaaattgtttacttctcagtgcctgtgatcataactatattatttgaagcatttttagtacttcgatgcgtatactatacttaaataacagaaataacgctttacatactacgaaacttgttaattatgatgtataaatatggtttaaggctgagaaatattgcagtcacaaagttgcaatgtttcgactttgtgtcgactctgtgttgacacatgacacgcgctgtcaaaagtaataacaaagttactatgttactggatttgcaaaatggctccttgtgttgatttgttttcagatattctcaaagtgtaaaaattccgtggtcagagatgggcattaatcgattaactgtttattcgactaattaatggaataaaaaaagttaattctcaaattttaatcgcgattagtttagttgacctaacatagattgaaattgaattaatctgaatattaatcgaataaattatcgattaaatctcgattgtaagttgacagggggccatttttgtacgtaaaaataatagaaatgtcttgcatgcagatggtagcaaaacactttgtcataaaagtcgagatgggtgtcgatatataggttttagggagtgccgatttcgaaaataatgaccattttggaatccgaaatggcggccatgcactgtgtcataaaagtcgtcatggatgtcgttttatacgttttagggggccccaattttgaaaatgatgaccattttggaatccaaaatggcggccatgcactatgccataaaagtcgtcatgggtgtcgttttataggttttagggggcgcagatttcgaaaatgatgaccattttggattccaagatggcggccatgcactatgtcataaaagtcgtcatggatgtcgttttataggttttagggggcgcagatttcgaaaatgatgaccattttgaaatccaaaatggcggccatgcactatgtcataaaagtcgtcatgggtgtcgttttataggttttggggggcgcagatttagaaaatgataaccattttggattctacttttatgacaaaatacgtagccgccatcttggattataaaatgatcatcgttttcgaattctgcactccctaaaacctataaatcgacatccgtgacgacgcaagttatctttattttcagatctaacaaattgctacagaatacaaaggacaaaaaagaagcgaggagttaatgaaacaagcaaatatacagatgattcctcgacgcaattgggtgattcttaaattgtgtccagattttttttgtcataaaagtttttatttttcacatattactctcacaagttccgtgacatttcgaccttgtaattttttaagtaaatgtttttgtttatctatgaggatctcactagaatagtataatcaaggtatgtttatatttgatgaatgaaatagtaacgcaaaaaaaatatatatttgtgtcttacttatattatattcctgccgaagacttttattttaccttttccttctacacaagtttggccaagtaataagaatttagggctctcaattttattttgacttctacaacagtaaagctacgaggccatctttggtatcgttttcgtataaattcgcagtaccaaatttagttaaggtatcacattgacaccattccgaagtaaaaacatataaacttattaaaatactttcttttaaactcctcttcacgcttaaactgctgaacagttttaatttaaatttggtacacatatattttgagtcccgagacaggatataataagttatctcaaaaatcatcctttaaaggtgtgaaatgaggtgtaggggggaattcagaattgacttcttgaagttaatactgtttaagtttaggtttgaagtcatgttttttcatcatttttaactaaatcaaagatgtagaccatcccaaatttcatataaatcggttcagcggttattgatttcccgtacaaatttccacgccacttttcacaccttcaaaagatgattttggttataagatctatcctatgtcctgttccgggacgcaaactatttctataccaaatttcaacgaaatcggttcagcggttaagcgtcaagaagagtttcaaaaaaccggccaagtgcgagtcggactcgcgtattaagggttccgtacattaagtccgactcgcgcttgactgcacatttctaataggttttcctgtcgtctataggtaaagaactattttgtgtattcagacggacatacatacagacgcacgagtgatcctataagggttccgtttttttccttttgaggtacggaaccctaaaaagatttatttttattttgtggaatggtgtcaatgtgatatcttaaatggattcagcaccccagatttatacgaaaacgataccaaacacggcctagcaccttcactgatatagatatatcaagataaaattgagagccctaaataaactttcaagagcggatatctcaaaaactattcaacatatcgaaaaaattgactgaataaacttgtaacaaattaaattaactttcattttgtataagtggccatgtcgctgagatgcatagtttccgagatataatcgaaaaacgggaaaatgggaccttcaaagccccctctctcccccccgctcaagggctacggccggggacttttgatatgttcacctcctaacttgtcaaaccgagttacggagtcaaaaattgtgttccgagcatttccctctacaacttttagagcattcgttgcctgacctaagtagcttattgaatttctttaaaaacttttctgtaaaaggttgacgggtgttgggtgtttatatggtttcggtcgattattatcatttgcattgcccatgatgacttactagaattacgagcacacgagacactaatagtagtttgacaaaccttggttttcaagaggtattttatattgacatttgctgtcacaaatttgctgtcagatttagtcgcaaaccgcacgcaaagtgcacacaaatgtgtcgacaccttgttacggaaaagtgtagacacggcgacgacactttgtttcgaaacaattctagacacattgtgtggactctgttacgacacatctgacatttagttaccactttgtgattctgcgactggaatggttatatgggaacaGCCAGGTGAGCCGGGCAAGAGGTCGAGAAAACCGGCAAAtcgttattaatatatttttctttaaatGTCTTTAGTATAATTTAGTTGTCTTGCTTTAACTCCTGTCCTTGGTCGTGTTATCTTTTGTAACGTATATACCctcgtctattttttatttacctaacGAATTCTTCACATTAGTCGGTTTAAATCTATTTTTGCTGTTAACTTCACTTCAATTTAATTAGCTTAACCATAACAAACTGTCAATGTCACTTGCTTGTAGGACTGACGCGTGACTCACGCGCCAGTCCTACAAGCAAGTGACGCGTGACGCTTGAATGATCAGTGTTACCAGTGTTATAATTACGTtccgtttttattattattgtgtgtCTTTTCcttatctcgggaccatggggtctcggacctttgggaggcgtacgtggggccgaagccaacagcgcagaggccctttaagacaatttaatctaaaagcaagggatacacttGGAAGATACCATCCCCAAGTGCACaatatgatacatccggagatggttcccgccaggtgcaaagactattgcactGCAGCACTTTTGCGCTGCGATGGGATCTAAGGTCATAGGCTATTGATATGCAAGTtagatggactggataatgggctatgggaggagactagcggatacctgccgtgacaattggtctcaaaattgtaaaagacaggtggtgactcgccaactcattgagtgggccccgcaatggccgcacgcacagtgcgactacagggcaacactttggagtggctatgaggttgtcgagaggtgagtctgcggtagccagatcccggtaatccgttcagcaggccgccggcgttatgacattttacactccaacctggagcataggtcccgctcttgcgactccactctggccggccggtgaaggcaagcacagaggcgagggccagatgaaagtgctcaccgtcagctcgccacaagctgcccccgcggggttattatcattattatttgtactccatTTTGGacttcacgggcctataaatcccggtcttttgataggcttgcgtggggatatagatccaacacgtagaggccccttggagagctttaatgtcatgtagaacgcctgctggaactcgttcacaggtgcaacaatagacacaCATGAaacggtctcagcaggcattgggactattgtagaaaaagtgaacagtataccggtctatagattgaagtttgggtggacaatgaggctgggctattgtagagaggtcggacacctgccataacaatgttttcacaagttatcgaggcaggcggtgacttgccgctgactagatgggcccctgaaactgccgtcgcgaagacgacctccgcaacatcggtgtgagcggctcaggggtgtcgagaggtgtgcgccgctttctacccagtggctgttaccagtCACTGTgtcaactcgcgtcttatgcatctgtcacttccacccctggagcatatagctctagcgacgactctctggacggccaatgaaggaaagccagagctgagagtcctgcgggtccccttggggtccactccaaccgacgaagacacgccggagacggagaccctgaccgactctcggaagcactcgggtccgtggggtcgttactccccaacagcccgccacaagctgccctgcgggcttattattattattctgtaAGCAGGCAGGCAGTTGTGACAACGGATATTGCCTGTATCCAGTAATCATTGACAATTATCGTTGACAAGTAGATGTATAGGATGGATGTATAGGATGTGTTTTGCTAagtatatttttcatttttgtgCTAAAAATTGTATATGACGGAGGCACAGGGGTTGTACACAGGATGTCGGGTGGGCGTAGtatctcaatgtattacttcacagctaaaccagtatgctaccagtgcatgaaataaactttcggacttgttaaccatactagtgcctaataaaatatctagtcgttattgggatgtatttggattgcactcaaaataaaaggatcgcataaaatcgttcaag
Coding sequences within it:
- the LOC134805822 gene encoding uncharacterized protein LOC134805822; amino-acid sequence: MESIKTSIAKLGASFNARMAEFQGQIEKANPESPTVSSVATQFSVFRAFILKAIETLQQQVEFLSQQVDCMEMRSRCKILLFHGVADADKEDSSARILDLLNLTCLTCLHLKTDLIAVKIARSHRMGRPLSNKTRCILVGFRDFSDRNAIWAAKTALKGTGGVIISEFLTKSRHNVFMMARERFGVRNCYTRKGSVYVLVKDGDRRCVTSRADLDKIQVTQSPKAGPAVGVDGAVGLAVDQPIQPFPVAVTTRC